In Rutidosis leptorrhynchoides isolate AG116_Rl617_1_P2 chromosome 6, CSIRO_AGI_Rlap_v1, whole genome shotgun sequence, the DNA window AAAAAACAGTAAACTCAGAAAACTTTCACCTTCCAGATGCAGCAGCAGCAAAGAACTTCTCGGTTCTCCGAATTGGATCTGGAACAATAAAATGAGTAGCCTGATAAGACCATTGATGAGAGACTCTGCATACTCTTCCTTTCAATTTCCTAATCATCTGCTGGTACTCTCTTCTTTGCAGCTTATGTCCAGTCAATATAAACCATTTGGGTTCATCTTTAACTATATATGAATCTGAATTCGCCTTTCCAGGCTTGTGGGTAATCTTCTCAACAACCTGTTTTTTACCAGTACTTTGATCAGCAAGTATATCGACATTTTCCTTCTGTGCTTCAACTGAACAGCCACTTGACGTGCGTTTTCCCTTTGTAACAACTTTTGCATTAGCTACCTCCTTCACATTTAGAGCAACATCTTTCTTAGCTTTACTCGCACGTTTATTTGTCTTAGTTGCCTTTGTCTTCACAACATTCTCAATACCATTAACATTTTTCATGGTTTTTGCAGTCACTTTTTCCCCAATTTCTGCCTTTTCATTAGTATTGTGACTTTCAACTTTTTTGTTTTTAACAGTTACCTCTTTAACAGATTGACTGGCATCTTCCTTAGCTTTATTCACAACACGTTTACTTTTCTTAGTTCCTTTCTTTTCTTTATCATCCTCTTTTTCATTCTTCAGTTCAGGATCATTACATGCATCTTCTGATCCCTTCAAATTCATCGAGTACTCCAAATCATTTACATCATCATTGTTACCAGCAAGTTCCTTTCTTTTAGCAACCCTCTTACAAATTTTCTTCACTCTAGACGTCTTATTACTCACAGGATTCTCAAAAACATCGGTTATTTCTGTCGTACCTCTATTTTGTACAGTTATTACGCTCCGACATTCAGTCACGTCATCTACAATATCATTATCTTGATCTATAACAGGTTGATCCTGTTCTGTTTTCTCTTCCATCACTATATCAACAGTGTCTTCTGGTTCACCATTGTTGATTTCTACCCTTATTTCTGGTCTCTCATTACTCTCACTAGCAAGTTCTTTCCTTTTGTCAATCTTCTTAACAGTTGCCTCATTTTCTGAAAAAACAGTACTTTTCCTACCTTTTTTCTTGCCATTAGATGCCTGATCGCTCACAAGAATGTGGGTATCAACAGATTTGTCTAATGATACCTTACTCTTGAAAGTATTTAAGTTCCTACAAAGGTTTATGTCATAATCTTCATCGTTATCTTGATCTACATCATGTACATACCCTTCTGCTTTCTCCGCCATCACTATATCAACAGGGTTTTCTTTGTTTGCCTCCTCTTGATCCTCGGGAGGCTCAGTTTCATCATCCATGCATGAAGACTTGTTCCCAAACATATTCTCAGATTTGTCTACCAAATAAGCTTTCTCGTACTTCTGACACGTAATGAGATCCTCATTATCAGATGGACCATCTATATCAGCCATAGAAGTCGTGGCATCATTTGTCTCATTGTTTTTCAAATGAATAGACCCTTTCTGATTCACAGTCTTCGTTTTATCAAGATTTTGACTAGCAGCCGAAAATCTCTTACCAAACGACTTCCTTTTGACAGGTTTTGAATTTGATCCAGCACCTAAATTTGATTCAGCACCAGTACTGGACTTCATAAGATCAGATCCAGTACCTGAACTTGATTCGCCATGCAAGGTGGGAGTTTTAGAGATGGGCACATTTACATTTTTACCCCTAGAGTTTGAGGTGTTCCAAGTGGTAACATTGGAGGGTGATAATTTTGGAGGACTTGTAGCAGTTTTATCATTCAAAGATGTAAAATTTATCTCATCTGAAACATGATTACTCGTTTCAACAGGTGGGCCATTATTCAGCTCCTCAAATGCACTTTCTACATGTGGACTTCGTCTATTCGATGCCTCCTCGTTTTGATTCATTCTCTGTTGTTTGAAACTACTATTAGTACTGTCTATCTTCCTCTTACCATAAGATGAACAATTTTGCTCTTCATTGAATTTATCTACCAAAGAAGAAGACGCATTGAAGGCTTCGATGAAATTTTGCTTATTCAGTCTTTTAGCACTGCTGGTGTTGCTTGTAGTAGTGTGCACTGTTGGACTTGCACCCTTTTTTTCTTCATTTAAAGAAGATTTGTTGGCTGATGTGGCGGCATAAATGTTTCTGTTGACTGCAGTTGAACCATTGGTTGTTCCATCATGTGGTATAGAAGGATCATAAGTAGCACCTATAACGTTTTCAGTGTTGCTTATCTCGTGGGAATTAGGAAACAAATCAGATGTGGTTTTAGATGCACTATTCAATAAGTTTCTTGAAATTTCCTGCTTTGACAAAAGAGATTGATGGGGACTTGCAATCTTTCTTTCGTTCTGCATTGTAACACCTTCTGCTTCATCTTCAGAATCTTGAGCTTCAGCTTCCATCTCCAACTCATAGCCACTGTTGGATTAATGAAAAGatgtacaattaatattaataactggATAATTATATTAGCACATGTGCATACAAATACCAATTGAAAGTGTCAGTTGTCATTCACATTAACGAGCAGCTATTCAACATCTAATAAGCAATTACTAGTATGAATATGATCAAACAACTATGAAGAATAGCAGATTAGTGTTTCAGGGAAAAAACCATTGAAGCAATGAAAAAAACCTACAAGACCCTTCTTTAACAGAATAACATATTCAGCTATAAAAACAAAAAGGTACTGCCTTACCTCTTACTATAATCATCTTCCAATACAACATCCCAAGCTTTTAAACTGAAAAAATGAATGAAGATAAAAATCAGTTTAATGATATTTTATTTTCATAACAACTTAATAAGAGAATTAAACATCATatatgttgtatgtaaaaaaaaaaaaaagaagaagaagatagcATATATTAGGCATACTAAAAACATACCAGTCTTCTAACCATTTGTGGTTGACAATCTTTATCCTGTTAATCTTTTTCGCAAGTAGATACTTCTCACCTATCAAATTGAAATGAAAAAAATGACATTTTCATTTACATGCAAAGCCTAACCAGGCATAATGTACAAATTACATAAACAGACGACAATTGACAAGGACCTAATAACTTCTAACTGAGCTCAAAATGAAGTAGTAGACTGATGGTATTACATGATAAATACACAAATAACTAGACGTCCCTTTCTGCTAGTCATAAACCAAAAGAAAAccatgtgtatttaaaaaaaatggaCTACCTGAAGAAATAAAATAAGCATACCTAACCTGGTTTTCTACATTGTAAGCCAAGAATATAAAATAACATACCTTCAAATTTGTAGCATATGAGATGAGTAATCTTGTTTGCTACTAATGCCTTTGAAAATTGTGCACCCATCAAAGAAACCATCGTCTGAAAAATAAAACGTAACACAAAATTACAAACAATGTAAACCATAATTGCTTTATATAACAAATCGAAAAAATACATACCATAATGTCCTCCCGATCAACACGTTGATATCCAGTTAAACATATGACTAAAGACTTGGCAGATGGAATTCCGTTCAAATCTTTCAACGGTCTGTACATTATCTGTTAAAGGTAGATAAGTTACACATCttgaacaacaatagcaacaaatgTAAGCTGTCACCAGTAAATAATCTAGCAAAAGAATGACAATTTAAGCTTAAGAAATAAACGACGTCTGTTACTTATTAACTTCATATCCTATAACATTACAAATAAGGTGCAATCAAAAAAACAAAATTCGATTACAGTTACTAACATCCGTTGTCTTCACTGGTGCTCCAACATCAAAACTGTGCTCAACCCAAAGACTAGAAACTAATTTCTTTCCATCTCGTCTAGCCCTAACACACACCGGATCATCCTGCCAACATGATGCACAATTATATTATAGTCAATATTTAAATTTACATCATCAGTCCTTTAAACACAGTTGAAAATGATACATTATTACATTTCAACAGAAGGAAGTTAGGGTTAGTAAACTTACATAAGTAAGTTTATCAACAATCACATGAGTACAATTTGAATCATATTGACGAGAATCAACACCACCGTTATCAACAAGCTTTCGTGAAACctgaatatattattatttaattatataaaaatcaaatcaaatcaaaaaaCCCTAGCTGCCATAAAGGAAAAATACACTTTAATTCTAACCTAATTAAGTACATGAATAGTATGTAATACAGACTAATACAGATAAATTCATAAAAAAAGTAGAAATTTTGAACCTGAGATTTACTGATTGGATCGAAGCCGAGAAGAACAAAACGGATGCCAGTGAATGGTTGCGCTGGCTGGTTAAACGGCGACGTTTGATGACTTTGCATCGTTATTTGGCGAACATAAACTCTCAGCAAAAGGAGTATAACTGGTAATTAAATTAATGTGAAATGTGTGAAACTTCTCGGAGAAGAAGGGGATTGGGGATTTGGATGAATGGCGGTGAAGGGTAGAACCGGTATTTTTACAGTGGTTTTTGTTTTTGTTAAATTTGATTTGATTTTAAAAGATAGGCGGGAGAAAATAAAAAGTCCCGCTGCATTTTTGACACTTGTGTTAGTGAGATCATTGCACGTGAtgctcgattttttttttttttttttttgtcaatttACCCCATTCATTGAACGAGACTGAGGGTGGACAACTGAATTAATAAATTATCTAGCTAGTATTTCAGACTTTTTACAACACAACCCCAAATCTTTTTATTctgaaaaaaaattaaattaaattaaaaatagatcAGAAAGATCTAAAAATGTTACAAATATAAAAGAGTCAACCGCATCTGGTTTGAAGAAGATCCAACGATCTACGTGTCTACAATTAGAATAAACCTATTACAACTATCGAGTGCATCAATTAAACATGGAACACACCAATGTGAACCGATACAACATTAAACAATCCATGTACAACAATTGAACACACTAACACGTGAAGCACTCTTATCGGGACCTCCATTTCTAGTCTTCACCAATATCAATATCCATCAAACACACCAATGGGAACCGATACAACAATTGAACACACTAACACGTGAAGCACTCTTATCGGGACCTCCATTTCTAGTCTTCACCAATACCAATATCCATCAATAACGAATACCCGAAAACAACGACCAACTCACCGCAAACGATTCCAAAAATATGGACAAAGAGTCACTCAAACTACAACTTAAACATCTGGAACACCACCACAATTCAAACAATCCTAGTTAAAAAAAATCGGAGGGAACCTAGTCGATATAAAATTGCCGCTGCTGAAAATGACAAATTAAACGAGTGTCGAACACCCTTGAAAACCTAAAATCACCACTAATTGGAAAAATCTTAATATCGCGAGATGAAAACTAGAATGATAGTAGAATCCGGTCGGAAAAGGCAGTTGCATATGGCAAGGCTCCCCGAAAACCACCGAGGAACAAAAATAATAAGACCGAAGGCTAACAACCAAATCACCCTACTAAAGAACAAAACCCATAATATTTTAGACATTGACGTAAGTAACATTTCAAGTAGCTTAAAATTATATACCTTAATTTTCACAGAGCTGCTAACAAACTCTTGTAACTATGTATGTCAAACAAAGCTTTTAGCTGGAGCTTATGAGAAAAATAAGCTTGAACCCTCACAAACTTCAAGAAGCTAGTCATCTAAACACAACCTTAAGCTTAGCTATGAGATCTACCATGTGTTCCCGAGTTACTTTATAATTAAAGAAGTAATGAAATGAGATGAACACTCTGTCCCGGAGTCATTActagtaaagaaaaaaaaaattgaaaaaaatttACAAAAAATTGTGTTATTTAGTTTTTCAAAGAATGGAAAAGGAAAGAAGTAGAAGGTAAATTCGCCTAATATTTTCTCCTTTAGTTCCCTTCTAAAGCAGAAAGATATTGTTTTTTTTATCTTCTCTTCTCTTCATTTATTTTTCTTTTCACAAATCGGGAACAATGTGGAAGAGGAATGAATGAGAGTGAAGTGAGATCCTTTCAATTTGGAAGGACGGTTAGAAGGAAATTAGACAAAAATCATCCATAAACTCTCTCTTTCTTTCATGTCAAAATTTGCAAAACACCAATTGTTTTAAATTTCTTTTCATTTCTTACCAATATAAAACTCCGAAACAAAATGTAACCAAACGATCGCCttctaaaaaaatagaaaaataaaaaattgatCTATCAAGTTGTGATGAAAGTTTGATTTTCTCATAAATAGATGGGGACGATATGTAAACTCCGATAAGCTTGAGTGGCATATTAGCAAAAACGTCACCAGATTCCGACGACCGGCTAACTTCACCAACCACGAGTGCTTAGTAAATAAGGCAACTACAGTCAACATCTCACGATAAATTCAATATCATTTCTTAATTATTCACAAACCTTTTTACAAATTTTACTTCATCATGGCTTGGATGACACGTTTTCTCACTGCGATTGCTTTCTTAGCAATCGGAGTTATATTTTCGCCGGAAACTTTCGGGTCAAAATCAGCTAAAATCACTACTTTTGTTAAACTTGCGCACCTTTTATGTTTCTCAACCTCTTGGGGCGCAGCACTTTGGGTCACCTTCATCGCTGGCATCATCATGTTCAAGTACGGTTTCAGTTTCTTATCAGTTTGATTTTCAGTTCAAAATTAAATTATGACATGTAGATTTGTAGGGTTTTGAAAGTCACAGATTATCTTCTCTATTTGATTCCCAACTCGGATTCGGTTATTAAAATTGAATATTTTTACTGATCATAATTAAGTTTTCTAACCTTACTTAAATGGCTTGTAATTTAGATATGTACTAGATATGTACTGATCATAATTTAGATATGTAGTAGTCAGCGTTTCGAAATAAATTAATTGTTAGCTACTTTTGATATGTAATTTGGTTCATTTATGATGTCTATTTGACGATTACAGGATCAAAACTCAATGTGTtcccaatttttttttttccagtactaattatatttgatTCTATTTTAATGGTTGTttaccttaaaaaaaaaaaaaaactacaaaatcaaaatatatattGGTCCAAccagttaaatttagtggtatgtacagtttaaatgaaaagttataagtTAAAAGTTATAAGTTTGAAAAATGTACGGGGTCGtgaagttaaatttagtggtgtcctatacatttTAAAAAGTATTTTTCAACACAATATTTTCAACTAGTTgtgtcccgtgaccccacgggCCAAAACTCGCCACTGTCTATACTGAATAGGCTTTTTAACATTGGATTATTATAGTGATCAAGATTAATTTCCCAAATTTATTTCTTTGATTATGTGGAATTGAGAAATTGGTGCACTGAGTGGATGTGTAGTACTTAGATTTATGAAATGAAAGATTATTTGAAAATATTGGGAGGAAATTTGATCTAGTTTAAGATTAAACAATCTCAGTAATCGGATTTTAGCTTCCTAAATTGATTCATATCATCAGCTGGATTTTGAAATTTCTGACACGAATTGTGCCCCACTACTTACGTTCATGAAGTTGATTAGTTACTATATAATTTGATGGAGAATTTGATTCACATTTGACATTAAGAAAACAAACTTAAACCAACAGCCATGTTGCAGAGGCTTCAAACTTACAAAAAATGCTGATATTGAAGTTTAACATGAATTATTGAATAATTTTGATAGGCATATGCCGAGACATCAATTCGGGAATCTGCAAAGCAAGATGTTTCCGGCGTACTTTATGATGGTCGGTATATGTTGTGCAGTGTCCGTAGGGTGTTTTGGGTATACACATCCATGGAAGTCTTCATCAACTGCCGAGAAGTATCAGTTAGGGTTTTTAGTTGCTGCTTTCGTTTTCAATCTCAGTAATCTATTTGTGTTTTCTCCAATGACCATTGAGGTAACCTAACTATCCCTATACTAATTCTGGCTTAAATTTTGCTTAACGTGTTTCAACCGCTATTATTTGAAGgtcttatttttttttatgatgaaTTTGTGGGTGTAGATGATGAAGCAAAGGCACAAGGTGGAGAGGGAATCAAACATAGGGGAAGAAGTTGGGTGGACAAAGAACCAGGAGGTTGCGAAGGTGAACCCGAAGCTAGCAGCAATGAACAAAAAGTTTGGAATGATACATGGACTATCTTCTCTTGCTAACATCATGTCGTTTGGTAGCCTTGCAATGCATTCATGGTATCTTGCAGGCAAACTTGATCTCTAGTCATTACATCCAATGACTTGTATGTTGACAATGCAATGCTTCTGCCCCAATTATGTCATAGGTAATGCTTCGGGCACTCTATATCGATGTTAAAAACTAGCATTCAAATTCAAATTGTTGTAATGTTAAAATTGTAATCTATGGTGTTAATAATAATTGTCACTGTTTCGGTATGTTGGTGAATAACTGCTTACATAACACTCCTTAAGGTCACTCTCTTTGTTTCATTAGTAGGTTAATACATACTGTAAATACATAAGTGATAAGACTTGCAAATTCATAAAATTACATAATAGCACATGATTATGAGTTTGGAAAATATATTTTTGACAATAAATATAATACGTACATGCATATAATGAAATATCAGATAGAACGAAAGctttatatgtaaattgattgacaACGATGAACTAGGGTTTCGATCGATTGAAGAGAAGTTTAGACGGTTTTTCATTCATTTCAACTAACTGATTACAATCCGTTATTCGTTAATTTAAAGCCCTCTGTCACCAGACGGTCACTAACAACCCTAACAAACTTTGAAACAAAGAAGAAGACCACTAAATTTAATtggaggaccccatatattttttaaTTGGATCACGGGATACTACTAGTTTGAAATTTTTTTAGTAAAAAATACCCGTTAAAttatataggacaccactaaatttaattggaggaccccatatattttttaaatttatagtttttttttttaaattgtacaggaaaatattaaatttaactactcggccccatatatttttcgaatttacagttttttttttcaaGGCAAATACCACTAAAAATAgtatttaaatataattagttttgaaatttttttcgaGACCCCATTAGATTATAATTCTAAAATCGCCACTGTAAATTGATTACTTAGACCACCTTTAATGCGGCGTGTTGGTGTGTATGTGTTGGCCAACACGCCACCTAGCACCCCATAACAAGGCGTGTTGGTGTGTGTGTTGGTCAAGTGCATCAAGTGAGCACGTAAAAGTTTTAGGCGTGTTGGGTATTTTCCCcactttttaattagtttttatcccCTTTTCACCCAACTTtcaatcagattttaacacatcacccaacaCGCCACTTAACACTCCACCCCATTACACACCGGTATGTcagcacgctcatcaagcaccccaccccacccagcaacacgcccATCATACGCTTCAGGGATAAAGATGGTCTTAATGAAAGTGCGTAAGATTTGAAACAAACTAACAACTTAACAAGTAgctaattattattttttactgCAAACTTACGCATCATACATAATTTTATATGAATAATGTCATAAACATGACTCAACTTATTATCTCCAGATCAGAAATGCTAGCTTATACCGCTAGGCCAAAGCCCTTTTGTAACAAGTAACTAATTATTACTATCACAGATGATTGAAGAACAAGATTATTGACATTGAGACAAGTTTTCTAAATTGATGAGCTGTTTATATTTCTACACATGGATGGTTCCTACCTTCAATTATTTTCTCCTTTTCTAATGTGGGTGGCTGGGATCAGGTGGGGTCATATATAAGATACTATCGATGATTCCTATAATCTTGGCATCATTCTCTGATGTTGGTCCTACACATAAGGGATTGTAAAAGGGTAGAGGAGACATTGTGAATATACATGTATATACCACTTGCTTCAAGAAAATGTAAATATCCTAGTTGGAAACAGCCCAAGTTAAGGCACAAACAAAACTTCGAAATAAAAGGCAAAACTTGTGCACTTGTGTATATCCAAAGCTGACTCCACAACTCAAGTGGTTCACCAAAAAACAGCCAACTTTTACTAGTCAGATAGCTTGTTCAAATGAACCAAGGCTCCAAACTCCAGAGTCCAGACCAACCCACATGACCTCTATTTTGTCAGCTTCATCCACGTACGGTTCTTATCATGTGTTAAATTCAGTTGCTTATAAAACACAACCACAATTTCTGTGACACTTGTGACACAAATGTTTCAACATCTAACCAAAATACCAAATTAGTTGCACCTACGCAACATGTATTTAATTTCATACACTACAAGTCGTTATACTACTTTCGTATAAGCATTCCTTAACTAAACATGGCACAACAGattaacaaacaaacaaacaaagaaACAACATGATGGGTCGATTAATCAACACGTTGTGGATCTAAATTTACAACTTTTTTTTTCTTGTCATTTGTGGTATTTTCCCTATAACCAGGAAATAACAATATCTACCAATAAAGAATGTTTTTTGTACCCATACCCAAAAAGATTGGGTAATGATTTATGCATATGTTTAACCAAGCCTCATCATACTTGCAGGAAGTAACAATATCACTGGCAAATGCATATGTTCAGACGCAACCAACCTCGTGAATCTCTTTAACGATTCGCTTCCATTTTGTAAAACGCCTGTGAACTTAACATGACCTTGACCTGGACCCATATGACTACTATCATTGTCGCGTGGTGCCACCAGAGGCCACCAAGCACGTCGTCTATGTTCTCGTCTCGTTTTTCTTGCGATTTTAAGCTCTCGACGGATCACACTCTGAACAGATACCAAGTACGATGCCATGTCGTGGTCCCTTTGAATTGCACCCGATGAACCATACGCAGCCCTGTCACTCAAGATCTCGAGTGGGTGAGGTGTATTTAAGAACACCGACTGCGCGGCTCTCATTTGCTTCTCCGCCTCTAACGCGTCTGATACCGATGACGTCAAAATATAAAGACCACTTCCTGATGGAAGCAGATCATGGTTTGGTGAAAGTGTTGCATCTGGTTGCAGAATCAAGAACTCCCCCATTGGTGCATACAACAAATTCTGCCAAAACAATACATATGTTAACAAAAATGGACCAAATATTATAGTAGCATTTTCTTACTTATAAAAAGGTACAAGCTTTCAAAACATCTACAATATTATGCGATAACAACTAGCTACCATTGTATACACTTAACAGTTAACACCAAGGTGTTGTTTGTGTTTCAGTCAGTAGATCATATTATGTCTTGTGTCCGCAGACGTTTTTATTGCAGACTGTTTGTTTCTCTAAAGacgataaaataatgtcttattatgCCTGCTATGCTAGTTTTGCAGACTTGGGTGCTGTTTGTTTTTTTGTCTGCAGATCTTATTAAGTCTTATGTCTGCACGCCCACAGACATTTTTACTACAGACAGTTTGTTTTTTGAAGACaaaagataaaataatgtcttattataTCTACAAATCTCagacttagaaatatgcttctaagtgctgcagacagaatttagttattttgcagacataaaaacaaacactcTTCAATATTCAGCATACAAACCTTTAGACCACATCTTCTTTACAAACATGGTCcacagatcttcagacaaaaacatcttaaaaaacaaacagcaccttagAAATATGCTTCTTAGTGTTACAGACAGACTATTCAACATACAGACATGATCCGCAGATTTTTAGAGAAGTTCATTTTAAAAATCAAACAACACCTAACTAAACTATTAAAACATGAAAACAACAGAGCATGTACCTGGTTATTGAGGCAGGGGTGATTTCGGAAATTCCCATTTACCGCCTTCAAAAGGTCAGCTACACGGGTTGGATATCTACAAGAAAAGGCTCGTGGTACGATGTCACGATGCATTGTGATTGCTTGAAGATGATTCCTTGGTAACCCGAGTTTATGAAGCAAACGGTCTCCTCCACACATAACCGACGGTGCACCAAACGTTATAACCGGAAGTAACGAAGAACGAGGGACTTGTCCCCTTATAAGCAACATAAGATTCACAAGCAACGATAAGCTTCCGCCAAGTGAATGACCAGTAAAACGAAATTTCGCACGATCACCATAACGTTCAACGTGTGCATGAACTTCAGGCAACATTTGCTCATAAATCCCCTTTGCTGCCTCATATATACCCCTATGTACAATCACATCCAATCCCTGTACATCACAATAGCTTAGTCAAATATCCTATTTTA includes these proteins:
- the LOC139855658 gene encoding uncharacterized protein, whose product is MAWMTRFLTAIAFLAIGVIFSPETFGSKSAKITTFVKLAHLLCFSTSWGAALWVTFIAGIIMFKHMPRHQFGNLQSKMFPAYFMMVGICCAVSVGCFGYTHPWKSSSTAEKYQLGFLVAAFVFNLSNLFVFSPMTIEMMKQRHKVERESNIGEEVGWTKNQEVAKVNPKLAAMNKKFGMIHGLSSLANIMSFGSLAMHSWYLAGKLDL
- the LOC139854152 gene encoding BRCT domain-containing protein At4g02110, which translates into the protein MQSHQTSPFNQPAQPFTGIRFVLLGFDPISKSQVSRKLVDNGGVDSRQYDSNCTHVIVDKLTYDDPVCVRARRDGKKLVSSLWVEHSFDVGAPVKTTDIMYRPLKDLNGIPSAKSLVICLTGYQRVDREDIMTMVSLMGAQFSKALVANKITHLICYKFEGEKYLLAKKINRIKIVNHKWLEDCLKAWDVVLEDDYSKSGYELEMEAEAQDSEDEAEGVTMQNERKIASPHQSLLSKQEISRNLLNSASKTTSDLFPNSHEISNTENVIGATYDPSIPHDGTTNGSTAVNRNIYAATSANKSSLNEEKKGASPTVHTTTSNTSSAKRLNKQNFIEAFNASSSLVDKFNEEQNCSSYGKRKIDSTNSSFKQQRMNQNEEASNRRSPHVESAFEELNNGPPVETSNHVSDEINFTSLNDKTATSPPKLSPSNVTTWNTSNSRGKNVNVPISKTPTLHGESSSGTGSDLMKSSTGAESNLGAGSNSKPVKRKSFGKRFSAASQNLDKTKTVNQKGSIHLKNNETNDATTSMADIDGPSDNEDLITCQKYEKAYLVDKSENMFGNKSSCMDDETEPPEDQEEANKENPVDIVMAEKAEGYVHDVDQDNDEDYDINLCRNLNTFKSKVSLDKSVDTHILVSDQASNGKKKGRKSTVFSENEATVKKIDKRKELASESNERPEIRVEINNGEPEDTVDIVMEEKTEQDQPVIDQDNDIVDDVTECRSVITVQNRGTTEITDVFENPVSNKTSRVKKICKRVAKRKELAGNNDDVNDLEYSMNLKGSEDACNDPELKNEKEDDKEKKGTKKSKRVVNKAKEDASQSVKEVTVKNKKVESHNTNEKAEIGEKVTAKTMKNVNGIENVVKTKATKTNKRASKAKKDVALNVKEVANAKVVTKGKRTSSGCSVEAQKENVDILADQSTGKKQVVEKITHKPGKANSDSYIVKDEPKWFILTGHKLQRREYQQMIRKLKGRVCRVSHQWSYQATHFIVPDPIRRTEKFFAAAASGRWILKTDYLTASNQAGRFLDEEAYEWHKNCLSQDGQINLEAPRKWRLLKEKTGHGAFYGMRIVIYGECIAPPLDTIKRAVKAGDGTILATSPPYTRFLNTNIDFAVVSPGMPHVDAWVQEFLKHEIPCISADYLVEYVCKPGYSLDKHILYNTNVWAERSYNNLQNYLKEDTTEPRTPESDDVACEVCGSRDRGEEMLICGDESGSIGCGVGTHFDCCDPPLDDVPDEDWFCPKCIKAKEIKTSKRSSKRKGK